In Thermocladium sp. ECH_B, one DNA window encodes the following:
- a CDS encoding methyltransferase: protein MRLRDAVNVPSELRNLVPNSFDIIGSRXGAVAIIEIPPELEAYKHEIASALLKLNKNLRAVIRRSGARQGTFRLYETEVLVPGPTEVIHKEXGYRLLIDPTKVFFSPRDQSDRLELSLLVKPGESIAYLFAGAGPYAFAILKNQPHVFSIHAVELNPVAVQYLEKNVILNKAKGKVIPIEDDVRHFCDAAGSGFNRVIMTLPLGAAQYFKNALSCVVNGGIIHFYHTGSEKDPWREAESIVSSNCIETGVNCNIVSRKIVREYAPYMYKVRIDIRLS from the coding sequence ATGCGGCTTAGGGATGCAGTTAATGTTCCAAGCGAATTGAGGAACTTGGTCCCCAATAGCTTCGACATAATTGGTTCAAGGGNGGGGGCAGTGGCAATCATAGAGATTCCGCCGGAGCTGGAGGCCTATAAGCATGAAATAGCAAGTGCACTGCTTAAGTTAAACAAGAATCTGAGGGCAGTAATCAGGAGAAGCGGTGCTAGGCAAGGTACATTTAGGCTATATGAAACAGAGGTGCTGGTGCCTGGACCAACCGAGGTTATACATAAGGAGNTGGGGTATAGATTATTAATTGATCCAACTAAGGTATTTTTCTCGCCTAGGGATCAAAGCGATAGACTCGAGTTATCGCTTCTAGTTAAGCCTGGGGAATCCATTGCTTATCTATTTGCCGGCGCTGGTCCATACGCATTTGCAATACTGAAAAATCAGCCTCATGTTTTTTCGATCCATGCGGTTGAATTAAATCCCGTGGCTGTCCAATATCTGGAGAAGAATGTGATCCTCAATAAGGCTAAGGGAAAAGTCATACCGATTGAAGATGATGTGAGGCACTTCTGTGATGCTGCTGGAAGTGGATTTAATAGGGTTATAATGACGCTTCCCCTGGGAGCCGCCCAGTATTTTAAAAATGCATTGTCTTGCGTCGTTAATGGCGGCATTATACATTTCTATCACACGGGCAGCGAGAAGGACCCGTGGCGGGAGGCTGAATCTATAGTTTCAAGCAATTGTATAGAGACTGGAGTTAATTGCAATATAGTCAGTAGAAAAATAGTTAGAGAGTATGCTCCATACATGTATAAGGTACGCATTGATATTAGATTATCGTGA
- a CDS encoding arginosuccinate synthase, which produces MVTCTRCGRREAAFYRASSGESLCLNCLFREMENTVLKTIRRYKLITSGDRIGIAVSGGKDSLVLMHILGIFRRQGKIPKDTYLMAFSINEGQPFSCFYRMXRVDIVKKIADENGIEYKTFSFRDIYGYTASDISQGLWSKGDQTHMCTICGVLRRRAMNIIGKLHGLTKIATGHNIDDEAQTVMLNVIGNDVKRFAWFGATPENDVDEEKFIPRIKPLRFLREEEIAIYAHYHGIPLMELECPYVYTNPRYKLKFTLARMEHDNPNIKYSLVSFGDNLSRLVRNNVEPNLYKCKYCGYPSSREVCRVCELFEKAGLLDYIAKSKALLNPHQEMKHSDLDKPSNQNP; this is translated from the coding sequence ATGGTTACCTGTACCAGATGTGGAAGGAGGGAGGCGGCTTTCTATAGGGCATCAAGCGGCGAATCGCTATGCCTCAACTGCTTATTTAGGGAAATGGAGAACACCGTTCTCAAGACTATTAGGCGTTATAAATTAATAACAAGTGGAGACAGGATAGGTATAGCTGTGAGCGGAGGCAAGGATAGCCTAGTATTGATGCATATATTAGGCATATTCAGGAGGCAGGGAAAAATCCCGAAGGACACGTACTTAATGGCCTTCAGCATAAATGAGGGGCAGCCATTTAGCTGCTTCTATAGAATGANCAGAGTTGATATAGTGAAGAAGATAGCTGATGAGAATGGGATAGAGTATAAGACCTTCTCCTTCAGGGATATATATGGATACACAGCATCAGATATATCGCAGGGCCTATGGAGCAAGGGCGACCAAACCCACATGTGCACTATTTGCGGCGTGCTGCGTCGAAGAGCGATGAATATAATTGGGAAATTGCATGGCTTAACGAAAATAGCGACCGGGCATAATATAGATGATGAGGCGCAAACAGTCATGCTTAACGTGATTGGCAATGATGTTAAGAGATTTGCATGGTTTGGCGCCACTCCTGAAAATGATGTTGATGAGGAAAAATTCATACCCAGGATAAAACCGCTTAGGTTCCTCAGGGAGGAGGAAATAGCGATATATGCGCATTACCATGGCATTCCATTAATGGAGCTTGAGTGCCCATATGTATACACAAATCCTAGGTACAAGCTTAAATTCACATTAGCCAGGATGGAGCATGATAATCCAAACATAAAGTACTCACTGGTATCATTTGGCGATAACTTATCAAGGTTGGTTAGAAACAATGTGGAGCCCAATCTATATAAGTGCAAATATTGCGGTTACCCATCATCCAGGGAGGTATGCAGGGTATGCGAATTATTTGAAAAGGCGGGACTACTGGATTACATTGCTAAATCCAAGGCATTACTGAATCCTCACCAGGAAATGAAGCACAGCGATCTTGATAAACCCAGTAATCAGAATCCTTAA